A stretch of DNA from Synechococcus sp. JA-3-3Ab:
CAGCTCCTATTTTCCGAGGGGGGTGGCCCAAAGCCGCTGGAGCCCTTCGTGGCAACAATTTCCAGTTTTCCTCTCCCTCAGGGAGAGGGGCTGGGAGTGAGAAATCCTCCGCTAGGATTGGAAGCGAGATCCGACTCGGTCGGCTGCAAAGGCACCACTGGGAAATTCTAGGCGCCGGGGAGAGGAAAGAAGCGGTCGGTGGCCTTGACCCGCTCACACCAGGCGCGGATGTTGGGGAAGGGCTTGAGGTCAAACCCGCCCTGCTCGGCCACATGGGTATAGGTAAACAGGGCCAGATCGGCGATGGTGTAGCGGTTGCCCACGAAGAACTCCTTCTCCCGTAGGTGGCTTTCCATGATCTCCAGAGCCTCGGTACCGAGTTTCAGGTTCTGGGCAATTAGCTCGGCATTGGCCTCGGCCTGGCCGGCTCGCACCCAAAAGCGGGTGGTGGCAATGTAGCGGGCAATGCGGGTTTGTTCAAAAAGGAGCCATTTCAAGATCTCGGCTCGCTCCAGCCGCGTCTGGCCATAGAGGGGAGTGTCCTCTGCTAGGTAAACCAAGATTGCGGCTGACTCGGCCAAGACGGTGCCGTCTTCCAGCTCCAAAGCCGGGATCTGCCCCAGGGGGTTCTTGGCCAGGTACTCGGGGCGGCGATTTTCTCCGACCCTGGAGTTGACCTCAACCGTCTCGTAAGGGATCCCCAACTGTTTGAGAAGCAGCTCTACTTTGTAGCAATTCCCGGAGGTCGGGATCCCATACAGTCGCAGCATTGCCGTTAACCTCAACGTGCAGCATCCCCATCAATACCACCAGATAGCTCAACCTCAGCCACAAAACCCCTTCACGTTTCAACGCGGTAGCCGAAGTCGCGCAGCAGGTGCTCGGAGCGCCGCCAGTGGGGCCGCACCTTGACGAACAGCTCCAGGTACACCTTGCCGGCAATGAGCTTTTGAATCTGGAGGCGGGCGGCCTGGCCAATTTGCTTGAGCCTTTCCCCCCCTTTGCCGATGAGGATCCCTTTTTGCGAGTCCCGCTCCACGTAGAGGGTGGCCAGGACGCGGGTGACGGTGGGGGTTTCTTCCACCTGGTCGATGGTGACGGCCACCGAGTGGGGCACCTCCTCGCGGGTGTGCAAGAGAACTTGCTCGCGGATCAACTCCGCCATGATAAACCGCTCCGGCTGATCCGTCACCAGATCCGGGGGATAGTAGTAGGGCCCAGGGGGCAGCAGGTCGACGGTGGCCTGGATGAGGGGCGCCAAGCTGCCGGGATCCAACGCCGACACCCAGACGACGGGGGCACCGGGGCGCAGGGCTTGGTAGCTCTCTTGGTGGGCCTGGCGCGCGGCAGACTCTTTGGGCAGCAGATCGGCTTTGTTGCAGACGAGGATGCAGGGGGTCGCGCTGGGGATCCGCTCGGCGATAAAAGCATCCCCCCGCCCTGCCGGCACCGAGCCATCCACCACGAAGAGGACGACATCCACGCTCCCAATGGCAGCCTGGGCGTTGTGTACCAAGATCTCCCCCAGGCGGTGGTGGGGCTTGTGGATGCCAGGGGTGTCCACCCAGATGATCTGGGCTTGCGGCAAAGAGAGGATCCCCCGCAGGCGGTTGCGGGTGGTCTGGGCCACGGGAGAAGTGATGGCGATCTTCTGGCCCACCAGAGCGTTCATCAAGGTGGACTTGCCCACATTGGGCCGCCCGATGAGCGCCGCAAATCCCGACTTAAACCCCGGTGGGGCGACCGGGATCCCCGACAGCCCCGCCTCCCCCCGGCCACCCTCTTGTCCCCTCGTGTACGGGGGGATGTAGGGGGGGGCCAGCTCTGGCGGCGCTTGGGCCGCCCCTTCCTGCCACCCTTCCTCTGGAGCGGGATCCCGAAGAGGGGGATGGCCGCGTTCCCGTCGCTCTTCTTCCATCGTGCCCCCTATCTCTGGTAGCCGGACCAGGACTGCGCCTGGCTACTGTCAAAGGCCAGGGAAACCTCAGGCAACTGCAGGGAGAGGGATCCCAGCTCGGCCAGGGTGGTGCCGGGGTAGTAAAAGGCGAGGATTTGCGCCGCGTTCAACCCCCGCCGCGCCAGGGTGTAGGCGCCGTACTGGCTCAGCCCCACCCCGTGGCCAAAGCCGCCGCCGATAAAGCGGTAGCCTGTCAGCCGCCCGCTCTGTTTCAGGGGTTCCACGCGAAACAGAGTGCTGTACAGGCGGGGAAAAGCCAGGCGCACCTGATCCTTGCGCAAAAGAATCGAGTGGAGCCCTTGGGGCGTCTGCAAGTCCACGTGCAGCGCCTGCACCCGACCACTGACCGAGCGCTCCAGGACGTGCAGCCCCTGGATGGTCATCCACTCGGGGAGAGGGATCCCGAGGTACTCTTGAGCGGCCCGCAGTTGGGCGTTTAGCTCCTCCAGCGACTGAGAAAACTCCCAGCGGAAGAGGCGCGATACCCCTGCTTCGTTGAAACCCTCCCGCCGGGCCAGAAAGGCCTTGAAGTCGCTCTCCTGCCGCAAATCGAAGGGCTGATCGGGCTGGTGGGCGATATCCACCTGCGGGCGCAGGTAGGGGCGCGGCTCTCCGTCCCAAACCTCTTCAAAGCCTGCCGAGATGCCGCCGTTGGTGGAAGAATAAACGGCATCCACCAGCTCGCCCTTGTAGGTGAGCACCAGGCCGCTGGTCTGGCGAATCGCTTCGTCGGCCCGCGGATGGGTGCCGCTCAGCCCCTTGTAAACCTGGCAGTGGGTATTGGCACAGAGGTGGTAGTCGTCGATCTGAAAGCGGTGCAGGTTCTTGAGGGCGTAGGTGCGCGCCAAAATTGCCTGGGCGGCCATGGCGGCAAAGGGGGCCCCTGGCCCCACCTCATGGGGCACCACCCCCCGTAAATAGGTTTCCAGGGGCACGGCGTTGACCACCGTATAGCTGCCGTAGGCATTGGGCTGAATGGTAATGGATCCGGCATAGTAGCGGTCGTTCACCCGCAGATAGCCGGCATCGGAGGTTACCCTCAGGCGGGTGCGATGGTAGCGAAAATGCTCATGTACCCAGCTCAGCTCCGCCCGTTCGCGCCGCTCCTGCACCTCCAGCCGCACCTGAGGGATCCCTTCTTTCTGGGCATACTGCTGAATCTGGATTAGTTGTTGGGGAGTGTAGGCGCGGCTGGCCCACACCTGCCATTCCTGCGGTTGGGCGATCTCGGTGCGGATGCCCAGAGATTCCCAGGAGTTGGCGCTGGCCTCGGCGCTCTCGAAGCTTTTGTGGCTGCTGAGGATGAGGCGGTACACGGTTTCCGGGCTGGCCAGGGCGCGGTTGACGATCCCAACCGTAACTTGTGGGAGCCGCTGCCTCTGGGTGCTGCCGTCTGCCTGGGCAAATTCCAGGGTGAGGAAAGACCCCAGCGGCGCTGCCAGCTCCACCTGATCTTGCTCAGAACGGCCAAAGCGTTGCACAATGCCCACGTGCAGGATCGGGTTTTCGGGGGTGGCCGCTGCAGACAATTGCGCTGGCAAGACAGGATCTTCGGCCTCTTTGCGAACCCCGGTCGCGTCAGCGGCACGGAGCACCAAGGCTGTCAGCAACAGGCCCAAGCCGGAAATGAGGCTGCTCTGTTTGCGCCAGCGGAGCGGAGTCCTTAAAAACCGGCGAGGTTGGGCAGTAGGAGACTGACAACTGGCCATGGCCGCTTTATCCTGACAACACACCCTGTCGATTGTACCCGCATCTTTTCTGGCCTAGCCGCAGCGATGGATGCTCCTCTCCCCTCTACCTCCCTGCTTTTTACCGGAAACGACGGTGGATTCTCGAACCTGCCTCCTCCTGCTCTACGCAAGGGATCCGGCTGGCGGTTGGGCTGGGATCCTGGGCGCTCCCCTTTTGTGGCCCTGGTGGGAGGAGAGACTTGGGCGTTGGAGCTAACCCTAGAAGAATGGCAAGCATTTGTGCAGGGGGTGTATCGTCTGCAGCAGGATATGGAAGCTGTCGCCTCCCAACTGATGGCCGAGGAGAGCATTACGCTGGAGCAGACCTTTCCTGCCCTCACGTTGGTTGCCAGTGGCAGCGCCACTGCTTGGGGCCTCTATCTCCAGTTGCACCAGGGCCGGCGGGGTGAGGGTTTCTGGCCAGCAGAAGTTGTCCCGGAGCTGTGTCGTGCCCTCGACCAATTCCAGGAGTGCTGACCCGCCGCCGCTTGCAGGTTTTGGGGAGGAACCCAAGGCAACTCAGGTCAAACTCCAATCAATTGCTGAAGAAAAGATACTTGATAAACCCTGAGGCCACCCCAACGACTAGGGCCACGATCGCGCCGCGGCTGATGAACTCCTGTTGGTCAAGCCGCTTGCTGTAGCCATCCATTTTGCCGCTTAGCTCCGCGATTTTCACTTCCAGGCTGCTACGGCTGAGGTCGATCTTGGCTTCCAGCTCGTTGCGAGTGAGGTCGATCTTGGCTTCCAGCTCGTTGCGAGTGAGGTCGATCTTGGCTTCCAGCTCGTTGCGAGCGCCTTGGATCTTGCTCTCTAGGTCGTTGCGAGTGAGGTCGATCTTGGCTTCCAGGTCGGTTTTGACCAGCCGGATCTCGCTTTTGATCTCCGTCACCTGGATTTCCAACTTGCGGTCGATTCCCTCCAGCTTTTTGTCCAAAGCCAGGATGAGGTCTTTAATTTCTTGATTGGGATCCGACATCCGCAGTTCTGCCCAAGACCGCTGGCTCCTATTATCGCCTAAGGGATCCCTCCTCAAACTGGCGGCTCAACCGTTGCCACGATGTCGCGGATGACGGCCTCTGCCTCCTGCCGTCGGTTGCTCGTCATGTCCCCAGATCCGGCCAAAGAAATGCGATGGGCCAGCACCGGCACAAACAAAGCTTGCAGATCTTCCGGTAGGCAAAAGCTCCGCCCTCTCACCAACGCCTGCGCCCGTGCTGCCCTTGCCAAGGCCAACGCCCCGCGGGTGGACACGCCGGCCCGCAACAGTCTGGAGGCACGCGTCGCCTGCACCACCTGCAGCAGATAGTCGGCCAGGGATCCATCCAGGTACACCTGATCCACCGCCGCCTGGATCTCCCGCAGCTCCGCCAGGGAAAGCACCGGCTGGAGAGCCTCCACCGGCTCTGCCTGCTGTCGCTGCAGCAGCAAAGCCCGCTCCACCTCAGGGCTGGGGTAGCCGATGGACAGCCGCACCAGAAACCGATCCAACTGGCTTTCCGGGAGGGGATAGGTGCCGTGATACTCCAAGGGGTTTTGGGTGGCCAACACCATAAAGGGACTGGGCAGCGGGTAGGTGCGGTTGTCCAGCGAAACCTGCTTTTCCGCCATTGCCTCTAGCAGGGCACTCTGGGTGCGGGGAGAGGTGCGATTGATCTCGTCGGCCAGGATGACATGGGCAAAAATGGGGCCTGGGCGAAATTCAAACTCCCCTTTCTCTTTGTTGAAAAGGGTGAGGCCAAGAATGTCAGTCGGCAAGAGGTCGCTGGTAAATTGAATTCGCTGAAACTTGGCCCCCAAGCTGCGGGCAATGGCCCGCGCCAACGTGGTTTTGCCTACTCCCGGCACGTCCTCCAGGAGGACATGGCCTTCCGCCACCAGGGCCGTCACCACGGCCTGCACCACCCGTGGCTTGCCTTGAAACACCGACTCGACGTTGGCGATCAGCTTGCCGATCTGCTGCCGCAAAGTTTGCAATCGCTCCGCCGGGATCCGCGCTGAACCGGACAGGGTGCCAACACTTGCCATAAACCACTCCCAAAGGGGCCTATTCCACCATACAGGCCCAACCCACCGGCAACCCAAAGGGGATCCCACAAAACCCCGGTGGAAAACCGGAGTATCATAGACCTGATCCTTGCAGGAAGGATGGGTATTTTGGAACTGTCTTGTAAAAGTGAGTACGCTCTCCTGGCCCTTCTGGAGTTGGCCCAGCACTACCATGACGGCCGGGTATTGCAGATTAAGGAGATCGCAGCCCACCAGTCGATTCCCGACCGCTATCTGGAGCAGTTGCTGGCCACGCTGCGCAGGCAGGGCCTGGTACGTAGCCAGCGGGGCGCCAAAGGAGGTTACTCTCTGGCTCGACCGCCCTGGCAGATCTCCCTATTGGACATCATTCAGGCCATCGAGGGAGAAGATCTCACCCGCCCCCGCGACTTGCCCAGCGGCGATCTCTCGCCGGAGCGCCAGGTGCTCTGGCAGGCTTGGCAAGATGCCCAGGCGGCAGCGGTGGGCATTCTCCAAAAAACGACCTTGCAAGACCTCTGCG
This window harbors:
- a CDS encoding glutathione S-transferase family protein, translated to MLRLYGIPTSGNCYKVELLLKQLGIPYETVEVNSRVGENRRPEYLAKNPLGQIPALELEDGTVLAESAAILVYLAEDTPLYGQTRLERAEILKWLLFEQTRIARYIATTRFWVRAGQAEANAELIAQNLKLGTEALEIMESHLREKEFFVGNRYTIADLALFTYTHVAEQGGFDLKPFPNIRAWCERVKATDRFFPLPGA
- the era gene encoding GTPase Era, which translates into the protein MEEERRERGHPPLRDPAPEEGWQEGAAQAPPELAPPYIPPYTRGQEGGRGEAGLSGIPVAPPGFKSGFAALIGRPNVGKSTLMNALVGQKIAITSPVAQTTRNRLRGILSLPQAQIIWVDTPGIHKPHHRLGEILVHNAQAAIGSVDVVLFVVDGSVPAGRGDAFIAERIPSATPCILVCNKADLLPKESAARQAHQESYQALRPGAPVVWVSALDPGSLAPLIQATVDLLPPGPYYYPPDLVTDQPERFIMAELIREQVLLHTREEVPHSVAVTIDQVEETPTVTRVLATLYVERDSQKGILIGKGGERLKQIGQAARLQIQKLIAGKVYLELFVKVRPHWRRSEHLLRDFGYRVET
- a CDS encoding SpoIID/LytB domain-containing protein, producing MCCQDKAAMASCQSPTAQPRRFLRTPLRWRKQSSLISGLGLLLTALVLRAADATGVRKEAEDPVLPAQLSAAATPENPILHVGIVQRFGRSEQDQVELAAPLGSFLTLEFAQADGSTQRQRLPQVTVGIVNRALASPETVYRLILSSHKSFESAEASANSWESLGIRTEIAQPQEWQVWASRAYTPQQLIQIQQYAQKEGIPQVRLEVQERRERAELSWVHEHFRYHRTRLRVTSDAGYLRVNDRYYAGSITIQPNAYGSYTVVNAVPLETYLRGVVPHEVGPGAPFAAMAAQAILARTYALKNLHRFQIDDYHLCANTHCQVYKGLSGTHPRADEAIRQTSGLVLTYKGELVDAVYSSTNGGISAGFEEVWDGEPRPYLRPQVDIAHQPDQPFDLRQESDFKAFLARREGFNEAGVSRLFRWEFSQSLEELNAQLRAAQEYLGIPLPEWMTIQGLHVLERSVSGRVQALHVDLQTPQGLHSILLRKDQVRLAFPRLYSTLFRVEPLKQSGRLTGYRFIGGGFGHGVGLSQYGAYTLARRGLNAAQILAFYYPGTTLAELGSLSLQLPEVSLAFDSSQAQSWSGYQR
- a CDS encoding DUF1818 family protein → MDAPLPSTSLLFTGNDGGFSNLPPPALRKGSGWRLGWDPGRSPFVALVGGETWALELTLEEWQAFVQGVYRLQQDMEAVASQLMAEESITLEQTFPALTLVASGSATAWGLYLQLHQGRRGEGFWPAEVVPELCRALDQFQEC
- a CDS encoding AAA family ATPase; this encodes MASVGTLSGSARIPAERLQTLRQQIGKLIANVESVFQGKPRVVQAVVTALVAEGHVLLEDVPGVGKTTLARAIARSLGAKFQRIQFTSDLLPTDILGLTLFNKEKGEFEFRPGPIFAHVILADEINRTSPRTQSALLEAMAEKQVSLDNRTYPLPSPFMVLATQNPLEYHGTYPLPESQLDRFLVRLSIGYPSPEVERALLLQRQQAEPVEALQPVLSLAELREIQAAVDQVYLDGSLADYLLQVVQATRASRLLRAGVSTRGALALARAARAQALVRGRSFCLPEDLQALFVPVLAHRISLAGSGDMTSNRRQEAEAVIRDIVATVEPPV
- a CDS encoding RrF2 family transcriptional regulator, which encodes MELSCKSEYALLALLELAQHYHDGRVLQIKEIAAHQSIPDRYLEQLLATLRRQGLVRSQRGAKGGYSLARPPWQISLLDIIQAIEGEDLTRPRDLPSGDLSPERQVLWQAWQDAQAAAVGILQKTTLQDLCDRQAQQQQARLMYYI